Proteins co-encoded in one Anolis carolinensis isolate JA03-04 unplaced genomic scaffold, rAnoCar3.1.pri scaffold_9, whole genome shotgun sequence genomic window:
- the ciao2b gene encoding cytosolic iron-sulfur assembly component 2B, which translates to MLRMAGGTGLGGVGAALENANPLVFRRQGERAVTPREEDEALPDAIDGREVFDLIRAISDPEHPLTLEELNVVEEARVKANDANSTVSVAFTPTIPHCSMATLIGLSIKVKLIRSLPERFKVDVHITQGTHASEHAVNKQLADKERVAAALENSHLLEVVNQCLSGRS; encoded by the exons ATGCTGCGGATGGCGGGCGGGACGGGCCTCGGTGGCGTCGGGGCGGCGCTGGAGAACGCGAACCCGCTGGTCTTCCGGCGGCAGGGCGAGCGGGCCGTGACGCCGCGCGAGGAGGACGAGGCCTTGCCGGACGCCATCGACGGCAGGGAGGTCTTCG ACCTCATCCGGGCCATCTCCGATCCGGAGCACCCGCTGACTTTGGAGGAGCTCAACGTGGTCGAGGAGGCGCGCGTCAAG GCCAATGATGCCAACAGCACTGTCTCAGTGGCCTTCACGCCTACTATCCCGCACTGCAGCATGGCCACCCTGATTGGCCTGTCCATCAAGGTCAAGCTCATCCGCTCCCTGCCCGAAAGGTTCAAG GTGGACGTCCACATCACGCAAGGGACACATGCCTCGGAGCACGCAG TAAACAAGCAATTAGCTGACAAGGAAAGAGTGGCAGCCGCCTTGGAGAACAGCCACTTGCTGGAAGTGGTCAACCAGTGCCTCTCCGGGCGGTCCTGA
- the matcap1 gene encoding microtubule-associated tyrosine carboxypeptidase 1 isoform X2, translating into MLCRVDQEGAFPKRIFLRVLHPRPLSLAESTWQALRIMHAVLDRYGTYEDFEAINGGKLLSKGQIWSVIRKYLQKEGCSGEVVVQLTEDLLSQAVMMVENSRPTLAINLSGARQNWLEGMLRHEIGTHYIRGVNNARQPWHTPEGRQQFGLQAANPTEEGLASIHSVLFRKQPFLWRAALLYYTVYQAGHLSFVELFQQLEPFVRDANVRWEYCVRAKRGQADTSGPGCFSKDQVYLDGILRILRHRQTIDFHLLAALGKVSYEDVERLKDLGALEKARIPHFMLDLERYMQQLDHIVATNRLDEEELEQMLPD; encoded by the exons ATGCTGTGTAGAGTGGACCAGGAGGGTGCCTTTCCCAAGAGGATCTTTCTCAGAGTTCTTCACCCACGTCCCCTGTCCTTGGCAGAATCTACCTGGCAA GCGCTGCGCATCATGCATGCTGTCCTGGACCGGTACGGCACCTACGAGGACTTTGAGGCCATCAACGGCGGGAAGCTGCTCAGCAAGGGCCAGATCTGGTCGGTCATCCGGAAGTACCTGCAGAAGGAGGGCTGCTCTGGGGAG GTGGTGGTTCAGCTGACGGAGGACCTCCTCTCGCAGGCCGTGATGATGGTGGAGAACAGCCGCCCCACGCTGGCCATCAACCTCTCGGGGGCCCGGCAGAACTGGCTGGAGGGGATGCTGCGCCACGAAATCG GCACACACTACATCCGTGGGGTGAACAACGCGCGGCAGCCGTGGCACACCCCTGAGGGCCGGCAACAGTTTGGTCTGCAGGCGGCCAACCCCACGGAGGAGGGCCTGGCCAGCATCCACAGCGTCCTCTTCCGCAAGCAGCCCTTCCTCTGGCGGGCCGCCCTCCTCTACTACACCGTCTACCAGGCCGGGCACCTCTCCTTCGTCGAGCTCTTCCAGCAGCTGGAGCCCTTTGTGCGCGACGCCAACGTGCGCTGGGAGTACTGCGTGCGGGCCAAGCGCGGCCAGGCCGACACCTCGGGGCCAG gcTGCTTCAGCAAAGACCAGGTCTACCTGGACGGGATTCTCCGCATCCTGAGGCACCGGCAGACCATCGACTTCCACTTGCTGGCCGCGCTGGGGAAG GTCTCCTACGAAGACGTGGAGCGGCTGAAGGACCTCGGGGCGCTGGAGAAGGCCCGCATCCCCCACTTCATGCTGGACCTGGAGCGCTACATGCAGCAGCTGGACCACATTGTGGCCACCAACCGCCTGGACGAGGAGGAGCTGGAGCAGATGCTGCCGGACTGA